Part of the Catalinimonas alkaloidigena genome is shown below.
ATCTATTATTTGCGCTTCCATTTTCAGGTTCTCCTGCTCATACCGCTGCATAAGGTTGACCAATTCCCTGGCTTCTGCTTTCGCTGCCTCAGCATTATTTTCAGCAAGCGCTTCTCCAATATTCATATAAGCATTGACTACCACCAGCAAGCGATCTTTCAGCCTCTCTGGTACGGACTCTGTAGAAATATTGGCAAGCGTGTCAGTCGGATCATAATCATAGCTTAGCGTGTCACTTAACTGCCTTTCGTCCGGCTCATCTCCGCTCAGCTCTACCTCTGCCCTGTGCTTCTTCATTCAGGCGCTGTCCGCAGGCCACAGCCAGCAATGACAGTAGCATAATGAAAGTAAATGTATATGATGCCTTGTTTATACCTGGTGTTTATCTGATGAAAGAATATTAGCTTTGATACCTTTCTAACTTTGTGATGTTGAATCTGTTTGAACCGTTGGTTGGTTACACCTTCAGCACTTGGGCAATTCTGGCCAGAGTCGTAAGCTCATAAAACAAAATAGTGTGAAAATATCTGATGCCATCAACTTAATAAGAGATGCGGAAATTGACCATTCCAATCCATCCATTTGGGCAGATCTGGGCTGTGGCAGCGGCACGTTTACGCTCGCACTCGCTCACTTATTGGCTGAAGGGAGTACTGTCTATGCCATTGATAAGCAAAGCCAAAGGATCAGCAAGCCTGATCATGAAGTAAATATCGTCTTTCGGCAGGCTGATTTTGAGCGTGATGCATTGAATTTATCTCCTCTGGATGGCTTACTGATGGCCAATGCGCTGCATTATATGGAAGATAAAGAAGCATTGCTCAGCCGACTGCTGCAATATATCAGGCCGGGAGGAAAATTGCTGTTAGTAGAATACGATACCCTGAGGGCTAATCCCTGGGTGCCTTACCCCATAGACTTTCAGCACATGGAAAGCTTGCTACAATTGTTGGGTATGGAGCGGGTCGTGAAGCTAGGAGAGCGTCGCTCTTTATACAATGGCAGCCAAATGTACGCCTGCCTCGCCGAAAAAGGAAAGTAAGTGAAGTATTCTGTCGCTCAGCTCAGCAAGCATCATAATGAATGATGCACGCGTTACGCTGCGCTAATCTCGCGCCTTATTAAACTTGCAATAAAAAGCTGGGCAAAAAGTTAAGCCGCTTTTTGGTATGGATTGAACCTGCTACATTAGATTGGACAGTAAGTTAAACACGAATTGCTAATTTTACTGCTAATGAAAAGAGAAAGCCGACGCGGCGCGGAAGAAACTTTGACAAGGAGTTCAAATTAATGGCAGTCCCCGAGGCCCGGTGAAACTTTGTCTTGCCGGTAAGTCCACAAAGGAAGTTGGTGAAGAGCTTGGTATTAGAACAGAACTGGTCAGACGGTGGAAGCGTGAACATGAGCAATACCAAGAAGGTAGTTTTTCAGGCCATGGAAATGCGAATATGACTGCTGAGCAGATCGCGCTATTTGAACTTGTAATTGTGTAGCATAAAACTTTCTGCCCTAAAATTCAGATCAAATGCACTATTTTTTTTATTCATTGACCATCATATTTTTATCGTGGGCTGTTGGAGAAATTGTAAATAATAAAACCAAAAACACAAGCTGGTATAAAAACTTTAAATCATTGAATTTTATACAAAATAGTAAGGTGGAAAATGTGATTGGTTTAAAAATGTTTAAATGGCTTTTGACTAAAACAATTTTAACAAAATTTAATCCAAAATTGAGATTAAAAAAGAAAACCTCAGGCGGATTGATATTCATGAAACAAGAAATGACGAATGCTGAAATAAGTCATTTAATTGCTTTTTTGTTAGTAAATATAATTGGATTGGTAATTTGGGTTTTTGTAAATAGTTTATTTGGGATAACAACTATTCTATTAAATATTCTCATGAACTTATACCCTAGCTTACTTCAGCAACAAAACAAGCGGCGAATAAACAAAATTTTAACTTCTCGCAACTTTAGGTAAGCACGCATATTTACAATTGTGGCCCTTCAGCCCCATCCTGGTCTGTGCCCCTCCGCTTCGGACGTTGCCACGCTTGGTCCACCCAGACCTGTTATTCAAGCATAGATAGTATTCATTTAGCCATGCGTTATCAGGGTAGTCAGTTCATAAATTCCCGCAGGCCATTGAAGCAGGTATATTTTGGACTACTACTATTAAGAGTATTGACTCATCATGAAAGGAACCGGTTTTCAGAGAGAAAATAGCAGTTTATGCGTTGGTATCATGACAGGCCGGACCTACCCCAATGGTAAAGATATGGCTATCAGTGTTTATTTCAGATTCGTATGTCTCTGCTGAGAACATGATCGGCTTATCGCCAGCATTTGCTCATCTATATTTGATCGCTGTAAGCGATTGAGAGTATAGCCAAAGTATCTTTCAACAGGCTAACTTTTCATTATGGAGCGCAATGTTTGTTGTGCTAGATACTACATGTTGCCCAGGCAGTATAAACCTTCTATCTTGCACAAATCAGCTAAGCAAAAATGCTATTGAAAGGTAGACAGCGCCTAAATGTATAAGAAGCAGTAGCCTTTAGCTTTGCAGTTAACAAATTACGAGAGAATAATTTATGAGATACATCTATCTGTTTTTGATATTCATTTTTTTGGTCACGCTATTTTCCTTTGTGGTGGAAGAAGATGCAGTACCTGTGCGAGAGATCAAAGTGGAGGCCCCCTTTGATGTTCCAAACATAACAGTTCCTGATTTTAGCATGAGTGAAAGCTTTCCCATCACAGATTTTGGGGCGGTGCAGGGAGATAAAGACAAGACTTCGCAGGCCATTGCCCATGCCATAGATGAAGCCCATAAAGCGGGAGGAGGAATAGTAGTAGTCCCTGAAGGAGAATGGCTGACCAAAAAGATTCATCTGAAAAGTAATGTGAATTTGCATTTGAATGAGGGGGCAGTGCTTCTTTTTTCAGAAAAGCCTGCAGACTATTTACCTGCTGTACATACTACCTGGGAAGGGATGGAGTGCTATAATTATTCTCCTTTGATTTATGCCTATGAGTGCGAGAATGTCGCCATCACCGGACAGGGAGAGTTAAAAGCAAAGATGGAGGTATGGGAAAAGTGGTTTGCGCGTCCTCCGGCTCATATGAACAGTCTGAAGAGGCTCTACAATCTGGCAGCTAAAGATGTTCCGGTAGAAGAAAGACTGATGGTCAATGACTCTTCTCATCTTCGGCCTCAGTTTATTCAGTTTAATCGCTGTGAGAATATTTTGCTGGAAGGTATCAAGATCACCAACAGTCCTTTTTGGGTCATTCATCCTTATCTGTCAAAAAATGTTGTGATCAGAAACGTGGAAGTGTTTGCGCATGGGCATAACAATGATGGCGTAGATCCTGAAATGAGTCAGAATATGCTCATAGAAGACTGTGTGTTTGATCAGGGAGATGACGCTATTGCAATCAAATCAGGTCGTAATCAGGATGCCTGGAGACTGGATACACCTTCAAAAAACATAGTGATGCGAAATTGCCTGGTAAAAAACGGCCACCAACTGGTAGCCATTGGCAGTGAACTTTCGGGCGGTATTGAAAATGTGTTTGTTGATAACTGTGAAGTAGAAGAGGGAGCGCAACTCAACCATTTGTTATTCATCAAAACCAACGAGCGTAGGGGAGGCTATGTCAAGAATATTCACGTAAGCAATATCAAGTCAGGTAAGATTGACGCAGGCATACTGGGGATAGAAACGGATGTGCTATACCAGTGGAGAGACCTTGTACCGACCTATGAGCGGCGCCTTACGCCTATCTCAGACATATACCTGACTAATGTAGCCTCTAAAGATGTGACATTTATCTCCAGAATTCTGGCACAGGAAGAACTACCCGTAAAAAATATATGGCTCAAAAACGTGTCGGCAGTCAAAGTTGAGGGGGAGAATTTGATACATGAAAATGTGCAAAATTTCCATCGGGAGAATTAATACATGCTGAGGCTTTTGTACTATGCATTAAAAACAGGAGGCAATAGAGGAGTTGCATGCTATCTATTTCTAAGCCGCGCTATCTACTGCTAATGGCTGTGTTTGACCTGAATTTGACGATAATTGAACTTCACATGAAAGACCGATTCTTCCAGCATATCAATAAGTTCATGGCTTTTGACAAAGATGATTTTACGGAAGCCCTTTCCTATTTTCAATACAAAGAAGTGGACAAAAAGGAAATGCTCATGGAAGCAGCTTCAGTATGCAGACAATGTTTCTTTGTGTTAAAAGGTTGTCTTCATATGTATTTTATCAATGATAAGGGAGTAGAAAAAAACATTCAGTTTGCGATTGAAAACTGGTGGATGTCTGATTACCTGGCCTATCAGCATCAGCAAAAGACGGGTTTTTATATCCAGGCAGCAGAAGCCAGTGAACTGCTTTGCCTTGACTACGATAAGCAGAACCAGCTATTAACAGCCTTTCCCCAGCTGGAGTCATATTTCAGGCAGGTATACCAGATTGCCTATGGTGCTTCCATTATGCGGGTAAAATATCAGTTTGACTATTCCAAAGAAGAAATATTCTTTTCCTTCAGTGAACAGTTTCCGGAATTTGTACAGCGTGTCCCCCAGTATATGATTGCCACCTACCTGGGGCTCACGCCTGAATATGTGAGCGAACTGAGAAAAAAGAAACGATCTTAAACCAGCTTAATTTTATTGGAGTCGCTGCCCTTTACCTTTGCTTCATATCAAACCTATCAAGCAAATGGAAAAGAGAATTCAAATAGATGCATTAGAGCCTGAAGCTTATAAGGCCATGTTCGCATTGGAACAATACCTGCAAAAAAGTCAGCTGAGCAGAGCCCATAAAGAACTCATCAAAATTAGGGCTTCCCAGCTCAATGGCTGTGCTTTTTGCATCAATATGCATAGCCAGGATGCGCTCAGATACGGAGAGAGCGCCCAAAGGATATTCCTCTTAGATGCCTGGAGAGAAGCCGGGCTTTTTACTGAGGAAGAAAAATGTCTTTTGCAGCTTACTGAAGAAGTGACCCTGATTCACCAGAGAGGCTTATCTTCTGAGACGTACAAAAAGGCAGTTGAATTGCTTGGGGAGCATTACTTAGCACAGGCCATTATGGCTATTACAACTATTAATGCCTGGAACAGGCTAGCTATCAGTACACACAAGCCAATAGCAGACTAAGTTTTGGTCCTTATGAGAACGGTATATATCCTTATTGCTTCACTCTTGTGTATGTGTGCCTGTAGTGTAGAAATTAAAGAAACACATTCTGGCAGTATTGACGCTAAGCAGAAAGTAATAAAGAAAGGCCTGCCCGTAATTGGCTTGTTGATGTATGAGGGGGTACTTACCACTGAAGTTACAGCTCCCCTGGATGTGTTTTCCAAGCCTTCTGTAGAGGGTGAACAGCTTTTTAATGTCATCACCATAGCCCCGACCGATGCTCCCATCCTAAGCGAAGAAGGCTTGGTGATGCAAGCGGATTTTACTTTTGAGAAAGCACCGCAGCTGGATGTGCTCTTTGTACCCAGTGCCTACGATATGCATTCACTGGTGCGAAATGAAGAAATCCTTACATTTATTAAAGCGCAAAATCAGTATACAACCTATACGGTAAGTAATTGCGCCGGTGCCCAGTTGATAGGTGCGTCAGGGATTGCAGATGGGAAGAAGATCGTAACCTGGATAGGAGGAGGAAAGGAATTGCAGGAGAATTATCCAGCGTTAAAAGTTCAGGATGACTTATCAGTGAGCTATGTAGAAGACGGTAAATTTCTATCGGCGAATGGTAATTTAGCCAGTTATATCTCTTCCCTGGAGCTGTTGGAAAAGCTGACGGATCAGTCTCATAGAAAATTTGTAGAATCTTATCTTTATCTGGACAGGCTACAGCAATGGAAATAACGGTGAGGCAATGTCCTGATCAAAATAATGAGGAAAACCCGCCATATCTCTGAAATTTGGCGGGTTTTATGTCCCATTACTGATGTTAAACTATTACTTACTCCACCAGCGGAAGAATTTCAATCTTTCTGAAGTCAACCGGATGGCTTTCACTTTGCAGTGAGATGTAACCGGAGCTAAGCATCTGACCGTCAACCTTTAAGGCTTCATCGTAACCGCTTACGGTGCCACCGCCCATCTGGGGCTGCTGATAAGAGAGTACGGTATCTCCGTTGACCAGATGATGAATAACTGAGTCTCCCAGTACTACTACCTCAGCAGTTACCCACTGATCACCTCGGTAGGTCTCTGAGCTGGAGCTGATACAATGCTGGGTAACTAATTCGTCATCCATTACTACATTGGTACCGGGAGTGCAGAGGTTACAGGTAGTACGCTCCCCTTCTTCCGGTCCGCCCAATAACTGCACTTCAATAGAAATAGGAAAATCCTGCTCTAGTCCCATGGTTTCAGGAGCCTGCCCATGTACCATGATGCCACTGTTACGCCAGGCCCAGCCTTCACCCTTGGGTGCCTGCTCACCCACAAAGCGGTACTCTACCCTGAACTTATAGTGAGAGTAAGGCTTTTCATAAAAGATGTGACCGTATTGTTGCGCGAAGTCATCATATTGGTCATAACGTACCTTCATCATTCCATCTTCCACCCTGAAAGTATTGTTATAGTTATCATCCAACGCATGACCTCTTATTTTTACTTTCCAGCCACTAAGGTCTTCTCCATTAAACAGGGAAATCCATTCTTCATCAGAAGTAGTAGTATTGCTTTCGGATTCAGTGCTGGCTTGGGCTTGCTCCTGATGGTCTTGGCTGGGGCTGCACCCCCAAATGAATAAAAGAGTGCTGAATGCTAAGGCTAAGGTTTTCATAAGTGTAATAAGTGAGAATATTAATCTTGGTGATAGTATGAAAAATAAATGTCATGCATCACATGGAGAAGCATGACATTTGATAATGATTTTGAGAAGCTCGCCAGAGGAGATTAATCCATAGGATGATAATCTACCACAAAGGCATCTTCCAATACCCCTAAAGATCCAAGTAGTTCACCAAATTTTTTGTGCTCAGGATGGGGCAGGTAGGTGTCACGGGCAGCGGCATCTTCAAAAGTAAGGGTGTATACATGCGTGAAACCCATATTCTTACCCTCCGGACTATTGTTAATACCATGCTCAAAAGAAACGATTCCCGGAATCGTATTTTGAAGGTCGCGAAAAGCATCAGTAACTTTCTTGATGTCAGCATCGGAAGCATCCTCCTTGTATTTGAAGACTACTACATGTCTTAAAGTATCTTCTTGTTGTTGCATATGAATGATGAATGAGCTGGCGGTAATTGCCAGAATTAATGAAAGTACAATTGAAATCTTTTTCATGTTTCTACAGTAGCTTAGTGTTGATGTGAAGGCAAGTTATTATTTTTTGCTAAAATTTCTAACAATGAACGGTATGGCTCCTGAAAAAGCTGAGCTTTCATGAAAGCCTGAGCCAGCCCAGTATTATAAGCTTTACCTTCAACGCAATGTCTCTATCTTCACATGATTATCGGAAAGCCTTTCGCGGATGGATCAGACCAGGCTGGGCAACAGCAATTGTACTCCTGTTTGTTTTCAGTAGTGTTAGGTTTGTTTTGGTGCTCCAGGCCAATGTAAATGATAACTACCAGTATATCTCTTACTTTTTTGTGATGATGATTCTCCTTCCTTTTGTCTGCCTGAACGGGCAAGGGCAAAAATCAATAGGCATTGATAAAGTAAGTAGCTGGAAGGGAATAGGATGGGGGGCGTTTTTTGGGGTAGTAAGTTGTACTTTGCTATTTGGCTTAATGAATTGGTTTTACGGCAAAACAGATGCAAATGCATTCACATATATCTCCCATACGTATAAGGAGTTACCTGAAGTCATGGATAGCCAAAGCCGCCTGATGTATTTTGCAATATTTGCAGGGGTCAGCATGCTTTTTAGCCCTTTGGGGGAGGAGTTATTTTACCGAGGGCTTATCCATGAAAACATTGCTTTTGAAGTAGGTCACAACAATGCCAGTGTGATTGACAGCCTGGCATTCAGCCTGGTTCATCTTTCTCATTTTGGTATTGTTTACCTTGATGGAAGCTGGCAGTTCTTGTTTTGGCCATCCATCTTGTGGATGTTGGGCTTATACATAAGCTGTAGACTGTTTTATTTTGCGAGAGTGTTGAGCGGTACAATTTTAGGAGCTATCGTAGCACACGCTTCGATGGCTTACTACATCTTTTACCACATTCTTGGGTAGGAAGTCTATGAGCTTTAGTCATGTTCATTCCCTTTGTAAATCCACATGGGTTGAGTTGCGCCTGCTTTTACAAAGCCACACTTTTCATAGAAGCGAACAGCTTCTTTGTCGGCGGTAAGCATTTGCATGTGGAAATGTCTGTATTTCTCAGCCATCCGCTGCATGATCATCTGACCAATCCCAGTACCCTGATAATCTGGATGTACCAATAGATGCGGGTAGTATACTACGAGATGACCATCGGAAATAGCATTGCCCAGGCCTAGCAGGGTTTCACCTTCCCAGGCTGTCACCAGGCTATGCGAATGCATTAAGCCCTGATACAAAGCCTCCGGCTTATCTGCCGCTGACCAGTCATTAGCGCGGTAAAGTTCAATGATCAGTGGCAGAGGAATATTTCTATCTTCGGAAAGCTGTGCAGGCATGCGTTTTTTTGGGCTAAATGTACTAGTTTTGAGCGAGAAACAGTTGGAAGTCAGAAGCAGGAAAACTTCTAACTTCCTGCTTCTTTCAATAAAGATCAAAATATGAATAAGCCTCAGCAGCACAAAAAAGTATTTCTGGATCATGATGGAGGAGTAGATGATCTGCTTGCTCTCTTGCTTGTACTCTGCATGGATGAAGTAGAGCTTATTGGTGTGAGTGTTACCCCGGCCGACTGTTATGCAGAATATGCGGCAGAATCTTCACGTAAATTTATGGATTTGATGTTGGCAGAGCCGGTGGAAGTAGCTATCAGCAAGGCCAGGGGCATGAATGCTTTTCCTGAAGTGTGGCGTGCCCAGCCGCAGATCATCAATGCTTTTCCGCAACTGCTTAATATGAAAAGCATACGTTCACTGCTAAGTGAACGGGAAGCCAGCGACTTTATCATTGAAATGCTGATGAACAGTTCTGAGCCGGTATCATATCTCATGACAGGTCCAAGTACTACGCTGGTAAACGCCTTACAAAAAGAACCGGCGATCAAAGAAAAAATCAGCGAAATCATTTGGATGGCGGGAGCGGTAAAAGTGCATGGTAATGTCCGTACCTATACACATAATGGTGCTGCAGAATGGAATGTGTACTGGGATGCAGCTTCTGCACAATGGCTGATAGAACAAAACCTGCCTCTTACCATAGTGCCCCTGGATGCTACCAATCATGTGCCTGTCACTTTTGATTTCTTGGAAAAAATGGCCGCACAGAAAGAGTTTGAGGTCTCTAACCTGGCTTCTTTCTGCTGGGCCATCACGGTAAATACCATTCCCGGCTATGATTATCTCTATCATATGTGGGATGTGCTATCCGTTGCATATGCCTCAAGGCCTGATTTTTTCAGTTCAAAGAAGATGGAGCTTCAAATCGCACAGAACCTGCCCAACGAAGGGGAAACCTATGAAGCGCAAGGCTCTGGTAACTGGGTGAATGTGGTCACTGATGTAGAAAGAGAGCTCTTTTACGATTATCTCTTGCAGCAATCCAGGAAGAACTTTATTCAACCCTAGCTTTGCGCCAGCATGGGAAAAAGTTGGCGTATGTCTTCATCTGTTACTTTACGTCCGTACTCACATACTTCAAATGCTTCAGCGTACTGAATTTTCTCTGACGCTGTATTTCCGTACCAATGAGACAGAGATTTTCTGATTTCATCAGAAGGTTTTTTCGTCCACTGTTCTTTTAACCATTGTATCCGGGCATCTTTATCCAGAGGTACATGATCCAGTATGCCCGCTATCCAGGGGAGCCATTCATAAAACTGTGATCGGTGAGCGTCAAGTGAAAGAATTTTGTGCTCATAGGTTTCGTCTATGCTCACTGCGATGTCCGGACGAAAAGGGTAGGGTTTCTGAAAGTGGTCCTGAAAGTAGAGGAAGAGCGGGTTTTTACGTAAGGGAGCAACTCCCGGGACTACATTGGGTACCATCACCATATAGGCGGCATCCTGAACCAACTGACTGGTATAGCGGTGGTCGGGATGGTAATCGTTAGGCCGGTGAGTAATCACGATATCGGCTTCCCACTCTCTGATGCGCTGAATAATACGGCTGCGATTCAGTAAATCCGGTGTCAACTGACCGTCATGATTGTCCATAATCTCGTAAGCTACCCCTAACACTTGAGATGCCCGGATACTTTCCTTGCTGCGGCAGTCAACCAATTCACTTCCCTGCATCACATGATGACCGGCATCACCATTGGTTACTGAAATAAACTTGACACGATGACCCAGTTTTGAAAAAAGCGCAGCTGTACCGCCACCATATACCTCACAATCATCAGGGTGTGCTCCTATAAAAAGTATGTTCATGGGTTAAATAAAATTACAAATTGAAAAATTAAAGATTAATAATTGAAGGCTTGTGTTTACTTGTCAAAAATAATCTGAGCTAAGCATTCAAGGCCTGATGAGTTTTACTGTATCTCCTACTTTTATCGTACCGCTTTGTATAATTCGTGCAGTGATTCCTCCATGACCACGAATGGCATTATAACCTCCTTCGCCCAGGTTCTCTTCCATGCGGGAGCAGGGTTGGCAGAGGCCGGTCATCTCCAGTATAGCTTCCCCTATCTGAAATCGCTGACCTTTAAGCGCTAACAGGTTAATGCCTTTGACCATGATGTTGCGCCTCAACAGAGCGGGATCCAGTTTATCCTCATCAAGAAATGACGCTACTGCATTCAGATGTTCCTCATTTATCAGTGTCACCTGCCGCTTACCATTAGCCCCGCCCCCATAATGATCACCTACCAGCCCATGCGCCTTATCCGCCAACACACTTTCTTTTTCTTGCAGCTGACTTCTTCTTTCCGGCCTTATACTTATCCAACTGACTTCTCCTGCCTGGGGAAGTGTATTTAGCAGGTCTCTGATCGTGACACCTTCTTTTCGCATAATTTTTTGGCTTGATATGCGACGAATTTACTAAAAAGCAAGACGTTTTGGCAAGAATATAGCACAAGATGAAAGATGTATAAAGAATAAGTAAGAAGGTAAGACGTTGTAGGATTAGATTTTTATGAAACAAGGTGTAGGAGTAATCATTTGTGTCTGTCTGTTAAGTTTTCAGGCGGCCGCGCAGAAGTATAGTACCGCCTTAGGGCTAAGGTTTGGAAACCAGAATTACGGCATTACCGTAAAGCAGCGGATATTTAAAACTGTAGCTGTTGAGGGTTTGATGACTGCCGGAGAACGTGAACTGCTGGGCACTTTCTTGGTAGTTAACCATTTTCCAATATTAGGCAGAGGCTTAAATGTCTATGCGGGAGGTGGAGGCCACCTGGGAGGGCTGAAAGACTTCGGGCCTGTGCTGGGCATTGATGCCATGATAGGACTTGAAGTTAAGCTGCCATTTATGCCGCTTACAGTTTCGGCCGATTTTAAGCCTGCTTACCATATTCTGCATGAAGACTGGTTTGACGCAAATACAGCGGTTTCGGTTCGTTATATCATCGGTAAGGACACCAAAAAGCAGCGGGTGAGAAAGCGGGAAAAGAGGAAGCGCAAAAAAGAACGAGCCAAACGCAAAAAAGAACGCCTGAAAGAAAGAGAGAAACGAAGAGAAGAACGGGAAGACCAAAGCTTCTGGGAGAGAATAGGGTTAGATGGCTTATTTGGCAAAAAGGATGGTTAATATGATTGTCAGTTTTATGACAAACTTTTTCGCTAAAAATGGAGTATTTATAGTATGAAAAATGCGAAACTATATTTACTAGCAATATTGGCCACTTTTGTCACCGCCTGTGGCATAAATAGCCAGGCCCAAAAGGACGACAGCAATCATTCTCAAAGGGCAGATGAGCAGGATCGCTCAGGAAAATATATTGGTATCTGGGAAGATGAGATGCAGGGAGAATATGAATATCAGTTTTCTGAAGAAGAATGGAAAGCAAAATTAAGCAAAGATGAGTTCTATATTCTTCGTGAAGCAGGAACAGAAAGGGCATTTACCAGCCCGCTGAATAAAATTAAGAAGGCCGGTGTTTTCTACTCGGC
Proteins encoded:
- a CDS encoding DUF3347 domain-containing protein codes for the protein MKKHRAEVELSGDEPDERQLSDTLSYDYDPTDTLANISTESVPERLKDRLLVVVNAYMNIGEALAENNAEAAKAEARELVNLMQRYEQENLKMEAQIIDLYTKAAHFIRQSPETITNVDGLSEIRISYYPMAPAAYKMAKVTKFEGQSIYYYYCPNDFDCDGA
- a CDS encoding class I SAM-dependent methyltransferase: MKISDAINLIRDAEIDHSNPSIWADLGCGSGTFTLALAHLLAEGSTVYAIDKQSQRISKPDHEVNIVFRQADFERDALNLSPLDGLLMANALHYMEDKEALLSRLLQYIRPGGKLLLVEYDTLRANPWVPYPIDFQHMESLLQLLGMERVVKLGERRSLYNGSQMYACLAEKGK
- a CDS encoding glycoside hydrolase family 28 protein, which translates into the protein MRYIYLFLIFIFLVTLFSFVVEEDAVPVREIKVEAPFDVPNITVPDFSMSESFPITDFGAVQGDKDKTSQAIAHAIDEAHKAGGGIVVVPEGEWLTKKIHLKSNVNLHLNEGAVLLFSEKPADYLPAVHTTWEGMECYNYSPLIYAYECENVAITGQGELKAKMEVWEKWFARPPAHMNSLKRLYNLAAKDVPVEERLMVNDSSHLRPQFIQFNRCENILLEGIKITNSPFWVIHPYLSKNVVIRNVEVFAHGHNNDGVDPEMSQNMLIEDCVFDQGDDAIAIKSGRNQDAWRLDTPSKNIVMRNCLVKNGHQLVAIGSELSGGIENVFVDNCEVEEGAQLNHLLFIKTNERRGGYVKNIHVSNIKSGKIDAGILGIETDVLYQWRDLVPTYERRLTPISDIYLTNVASKDVTFISRILAQEELPVKNIWLKNVSAVKVEGENLIHENVQNFHREN
- a CDS encoding Crp/Fnr family transcriptional regulator gives rise to the protein MKDRFFQHINKFMAFDKDDFTEALSYFQYKEVDKKEMLMEAASVCRQCFFVLKGCLHMYFINDKGVEKNIQFAIENWWMSDYLAYQHQQKTGFYIQAAEASELLCLDYDKQNQLLTAFPQLESYFRQVYQIAYGASIMRVKYQFDYSKEEIFFSFSEQFPEFVQRVPQYMIATYLGLTPEYVSELRKKKRS
- a CDS encoding carboxymuconolactone decarboxylase family protein, with translation MEKRIQIDALEPEAYKAMFALEQYLQKSQLSRAHKELIKIRASQLNGCAFCINMHSQDALRYGESAQRIFLLDAWREAGLFTEEEKCLLQLTEEVTLIHQRGLSSETYKKAVELLGEHYLAQAIMAITTINAWNRLAISTHKPIAD
- a CDS encoding DJ-1/PfpI family protein, which gives rise to MRTVYILIASLLCMCACSVEIKETHSGSIDAKQKVIKKGLPVIGLLMYEGVLTTEVTAPLDVFSKPSVEGEQLFNVITIAPTDAPILSEEGLVMQADFTFEKAPQLDVLFVPSAYDMHSLVRNEEILTFIKAQNQYTTYTVSNCAGAQLIGASGIADGKKIVTWIGGGKELQENYPALKVQDDLSVSYVEDGKFLSANGNLASYISSLELLEKLTDQSHRKFVESYLYLDRLQQWK
- a CDS encoding 3-keto-disaccharide hydrolase; this encodes MKTLALAFSTLLFIWGCSPSQDHQEQAQASTESESNTTTSDEEWISLFNGEDLSGWKVKIRGHALDDNYNNTFRVEDGMMKVRYDQYDDFAQQYGHIFYEKPYSHYKFRVEYRFVGEQAPKGEGWAWRNSGIMVHGQAPETMGLEQDFPISIEVQLLGGPEEGERTTCNLCTPGTNVVMDDELVTQHCISSSSETYRGDQWVTAEVVVLGDSVIHHLVNGDTVLSYQQPQMGGGTVSGYDEALKVDGQMLSSGYISLQSESHPVDFRKIEILPLVE
- a CDS encoding Dabb family protein; this encodes MKKISIVLSLILAITASSFIIHMQQQEDTLRHVVVFKYKEDASDADIKKVTDAFRDLQNTIPGIVSFEHGINNSPEGKNMGFTHVYTLTFEDAAARDTYLPHPEHKKFGELLGSLGVLEDAFVVDYHPMD
- a CDS encoding CPBP family intramembrane glutamic endopeptidase; protein product: MSLSSHDYRKAFRGWIRPGWATAIVLLFVFSSVRFVLVLQANVNDNYQYISYFFVMMILLPFVCLNGQGQKSIGIDKVSSWKGIGWGAFFGVVSCTLLFGLMNWFYGKTDANAFTYISHTYKELPEVMDSQSRLMYFAIFAGVSMLFSPLGEELFYRGLIHENIAFEVGHNNASVIDSLAFSLVHLSHFGIVYLDGSWQFLFWPSILWMLGLYISCRLFYFARVLSGTILGAIVAHASMAYYIFYHILG
- a CDS encoding GNAT family N-acetyltransferase codes for the protein MPAQLSEDRNIPLPLIIELYRANDWSAADKPEALYQGLMHSHSLVTAWEGETLLGLGNAISDGHLVVYYPHLLVHPDYQGTGIGQMIMQRMAEKYRHFHMQMLTADKEAVRFYEKCGFVKAGATQPMWIYKGNEHD
- a CDS encoding nucleoside hydrolase, whose protein sequence is MNKPQQHKKVFLDHDGGVDDLLALLLVLCMDEVELIGVSVTPADCYAEYAAESSRKFMDLMLAEPVEVAISKARGMNAFPEVWRAQPQIINAFPQLLNMKSIRSLLSEREASDFIIEMLMNSSEPVSYLMTGPSTTLVNALQKEPAIKEKISEIIWMAGAVKVHGNVRTYTHNGAAEWNVYWDAASAQWLIEQNLPLTIVPLDATNHVPVTFDFLEKMAAQKEFEVSNLASFCWAITVNTIPGYDYLYHMWDVLSVAYASRPDFFSSKKMELQIAQNLPNEGETYEAQGSGNWVNVVTDVERELFYDYLLQQSRKNFIQP
- a CDS encoding PIG-L deacetylase family protein codes for the protein MNILFIGAHPDDCEVYGGGTAALFSKLGHRVKFISVTNGDAGHHVMQGSELVDCRSKESIRASQVLGVAYEIMDNHDGQLTPDLLNRSRIIQRIREWEADIVITHRPNDYHPDHRYTSQLVQDAAYMVMVPNVVPGVAPLRKNPLFLYFQDHFQKPYPFRPDIAVSIDETYEHKILSLDAHRSQFYEWLPWIAGILDHVPLDKDARIQWLKEQWTKKPSDEIRKSLSHWYGNTASEKIQYAEAFEVCEYGRKVTDEDIRQLFPMLAQS
- a CDS encoding MOSC domain-containing protein gives rise to the protein MRKEGVTIRDLLNTLPQAGEVSWISIRPERRSQLQEKESVLADKAHGLVGDHYGGGANGKRQVTLINEEHLNAVASFLDEDKLDPALLRRNIMVKGINLLALKGQRFQIGEAILEMTGLCQPCSRMEENLGEGGYNAIRGHGGITARIIQSGTIKVGDTVKLIRP